Proteins encoded together in one Sander lucioperca isolate FBNREF2018 chromosome 17, SLUC_FBN_1.2, whole genome shotgun sequence window:
- the LOC116042300 gene encoding uncharacterized protein LOC116042300 isoform X3: MKQSLITALILCSISWISVSGSESHTETVEGRPGGEVTLTCSYPSNTSIRDTLTLWLRVFNRTKASWISTMTGSTGKPFYSDGIQNGRFNMSTNISTLFLQIKHVDVSDSGLYLCGFYIKGRYDFSAIHLNVKGSDESHDDDRKSETESDGTAKLMSLILGALTVLLLMIIIGLVVKNRKLQKAANEEQNPQQPENQTSEELNYAAVAFRPKTRKTREVEPNVVYASTR, translated from the exons ATGAAACAGAGCCTGATAACAGCTCTAATTCTCTGCAGCATCA gCTGGATCTCTGTCTCAGGTTCTGAGTCTCACACTGAGACTGTGGAGGGTCGGCCGGGTGGAGAAGTCACACTCACATGCTCTTACCCATCTAACACGTCCATCCGAGACACTCTAACACTCTGGTTGAGAGTGTTCAACAGAACCAAGGCCAGCTGGATCTCCACGATGACCGGCTCTACAGGAAAACCTTTTTACAGTGATGGAATTCAAAATGGAAGATTCAACATGAGTACCAACATCTCCACTCTCTTTCTCCAAATCAAACATGTGGATGTATCTGACTCTGGACTGTATTTATGTGGATTTTACATCAAAGGACGTTATGATTTCAGTGCAATACACTTAAATGTTAAAG gCAGCGATGAATCTCATGATGACGACAGGAAGTCTGAAA CAGAGTCTGATGGAACAGCAAAGCTGATGAGTTTGATCCTGGGAGCTCTGACTGTTCTCCTCTTAATGATCATCATTGGTCTGGTTGTTAAAAACAGGAAACTTCAGAAAG CTGCCAATGAAGAACAGAATCCACAACAGCCTGAG AACCAGACCTCTGAAGAGCTGAACTACGCAGCTGTAGCTTTCCGtccaaaaacaagaaaaacaagagAAGTGGAGCCCAATGTTGTGTATGCTTCTACTAGATAG
- the LOC116042300 gene encoding uncharacterized protein LOC116042300 isoform X2 — protein MKQSLITALILCSISWISVSGSESHTETVEGRPGGEVTLTCSYPSNTSIRDTLTLWLRVFNRTKASWISTMTGSTGKPFYSDGIQNGRFNMSTNISTLFLQIKHVDVSDSGLYLCGFYIKGRYDFSAIHLNVKGSDDSHDDADRKSESSDESHDDDRKSEKSDGTAKLMSLILGALTVLLLMIIIGLVVKNRKLQKAANEEQNPQQPENQTSEELNYAAVAFRPKTRKTREVEPNVVYASTR, from the exons ATGAAACAGAGCCTGATAACAGCTCTAATTCTCTGCAGCATCA gCTGGATCTCTGTCTCAGGTTCTGAGTCTCACACTGAGACTGTGGAGGGTCGGCCGGGTGGAGAAGTCACACTCACATGCTCTTACCCATCTAACACGTCCATCCGAGACACTCTAACACTCTGGTTGAGAGTGTTCAACAGAACCAAGGCCAGCTGGATCTCCACGATGACCGGCTCTACAGGAAAACCTTTTTACAGTGATGGAATTCAAAATGGAAGATTCAACATGAGTACCAACATCTCCACTCTCTTTCTCCAAATCAAACATGTGGATGTATCTGACTCTGGACTGTATTTATGTGGATTTTACATCAAAGGACGTTATGATTTCAGTGCAATACACTTAAATGTTAAAG GCAGTGATGATTCTCATGATGACGCTGACAGGAAGTCTGAAA gCAGCGATGAATCTCATGATGACGACAGGAAGTCTGAAA AGTCTGATGGAACAGCAAAGCTGATGAGTTTGATCCTGGGAGCTCTGACTGTTCTCCTCTTAATGATCATCATTGGTCTGGTTGTTAAAAACAGGAAACTTCAGAAAG CTGCCAATGAAGAACAGAATCCACAACAGCCTGAG AACCAGACCTCTGAAGAGCTGAACTACGCAGCTGTAGCTTTCCGtccaaaaacaagaaaaacaagagAAGTGGAGCCCAATGTTGTGTATGCTTCTACTAGATAG
- the LOC116042300 gene encoding uncharacterized protein LOC116042300 isoform X1, whose protein sequence is MKQSLITALILCSISWISVSGSESHTETVEGRPGGEVTLTCSYPSNTSIRDTLTLWLRVFNRTKASWISTMTGSTGKPFYSDGIQNGRFNMSTNISTLFLQIKHVDVSDSGLYLCGFYIKGRYDFSAIHLNVKGSDDSHDDADRKSESSDESHDDDRKSETESDGTAKLMSLILGALTVLLLMIIIGLVVKNRKLQKAANEEQNPQQPENQTSEELNYAAVAFRPKTRKTREVEPNVVYASTR, encoded by the exons ATGAAACAGAGCCTGATAACAGCTCTAATTCTCTGCAGCATCA gCTGGATCTCTGTCTCAGGTTCTGAGTCTCACACTGAGACTGTGGAGGGTCGGCCGGGTGGAGAAGTCACACTCACATGCTCTTACCCATCTAACACGTCCATCCGAGACACTCTAACACTCTGGTTGAGAGTGTTCAACAGAACCAAGGCCAGCTGGATCTCCACGATGACCGGCTCTACAGGAAAACCTTTTTACAGTGATGGAATTCAAAATGGAAGATTCAACATGAGTACCAACATCTCCACTCTCTTTCTCCAAATCAAACATGTGGATGTATCTGACTCTGGACTGTATTTATGTGGATTTTACATCAAAGGACGTTATGATTTCAGTGCAATACACTTAAATGTTAAAG GCAGTGATGATTCTCATGATGACGCTGACAGGAAGTCTGAAA gCAGCGATGAATCTCATGATGACGACAGGAAGTCTGAAA CAGAGTCTGATGGAACAGCAAAGCTGATGAGTTTGATCCTGGGAGCTCTGACTGTTCTCCTCTTAATGATCATCATTGGTCTGGTTGTTAAAAACAGGAAACTTCAGAAAG CTGCCAATGAAGAACAGAATCCACAACAGCCTGAG AACCAGACCTCTGAAGAGCTGAACTACGCAGCTGTAGCTTTCCGtccaaaaacaagaaaaacaagagAAGTGGAGCCCAATGTTGTGTATGCTTCTACTAGATAG
- the LOC116042300 gene encoding uncharacterized protein LOC116042300 isoform X5 has protein sequence MKQSLITALILCSISWISVSGSESHTETVEGRPGGEVTLTCSYPSNTSIRDTLTLWLRVFNRTKASWISTMTGSTGKPFYSDGIQNGRFNMSTNISTLFLQIKHVDVSDSGLYLCGFYIKGRYDFSAIHLNVKGSDESHDDDRKSEKSDGTAKLMSLILGALTVLLLMIIIGLVVKNRKLQKAANEEQNPQQPENQTSEELNYAAVAFRPKTRKTREVEPNVVYASTR, from the exons ATGAAACAGAGCCTGATAACAGCTCTAATTCTCTGCAGCATCA gCTGGATCTCTGTCTCAGGTTCTGAGTCTCACACTGAGACTGTGGAGGGTCGGCCGGGTGGAGAAGTCACACTCACATGCTCTTACCCATCTAACACGTCCATCCGAGACACTCTAACACTCTGGTTGAGAGTGTTCAACAGAACCAAGGCCAGCTGGATCTCCACGATGACCGGCTCTACAGGAAAACCTTTTTACAGTGATGGAATTCAAAATGGAAGATTCAACATGAGTACCAACATCTCCACTCTCTTTCTCCAAATCAAACATGTGGATGTATCTGACTCTGGACTGTATTTATGTGGATTTTACATCAAAGGACGTTATGATTTCAGTGCAATACACTTAAATGTTAAAG gCAGCGATGAATCTCATGATGACGACAGGAAGTCTGAAA AGTCTGATGGAACAGCAAAGCTGATGAGTTTGATCCTGGGAGCTCTGACTGTTCTCCTCTTAATGATCATCATTGGTCTGGTTGTTAAAAACAGGAAACTTCAGAAAG CTGCCAATGAAGAACAGAATCCACAACAGCCTGAG AACCAGACCTCTGAAGAGCTGAACTACGCAGCTGTAGCTTTCCGtccaaaaacaagaaaaacaagagAAGTGGAGCCCAATGTTGTGTATGCTTCTACTAGATAG
- the LOC116042300 gene encoding uncharacterized protein LOC116042300 isoform X4, whose product MKQSLITALILCSISWISVSGSESHTETVEGRPGGEVTLTCSYPSNTSIRDTLTLWLRVFNRTKASWISTMTGSTGKPFYSDGIQNGRFNMSTNISTLFLQIKHVDVSDSGLYLCGFYIKGRYDFSAIHLNVKGSDDSHDDADRKSEKSDGTAKLMSLILGALTVLLLMIIIGLVVKNRKLQKAANEEQNPQQPENQTSEELNYAAVAFRPKTRKTREVEPNVVYASTR is encoded by the exons ATGAAACAGAGCCTGATAACAGCTCTAATTCTCTGCAGCATCA gCTGGATCTCTGTCTCAGGTTCTGAGTCTCACACTGAGACTGTGGAGGGTCGGCCGGGTGGAGAAGTCACACTCACATGCTCTTACCCATCTAACACGTCCATCCGAGACACTCTAACACTCTGGTTGAGAGTGTTCAACAGAACCAAGGCCAGCTGGATCTCCACGATGACCGGCTCTACAGGAAAACCTTTTTACAGTGATGGAATTCAAAATGGAAGATTCAACATGAGTACCAACATCTCCACTCTCTTTCTCCAAATCAAACATGTGGATGTATCTGACTCTGGACTGTATTTATGTGGATTTTACATCAAAGGACGTTATGATTTCAGTGCAATACACTTAAATGTTAAAG GCAGTGATGATTCTCATGATGACGCTGACAGGAAGTCTGAAA AGTCTGATGGAACAGCAAAGCTGATGAGTTTGATCCTGGGAGCTCTGACTGTTCTCCTCTTAATGATCATCATTGGTCTGGTTGTTAAAAACAGGAAACTTCAGAAAG CTGCCAATGAAGAACAGAATCCACAACAGCCTGAG AACCAGACCTCTGAAGAGCTGAACTACGCAGCTGTAGCTTTCCGtccaaaaacaagaaaaacaagagAAGTGGAGCCCAATGTTGTGTATGCTTCTACTAGATAG